gcggtttatgtactcggtggcttggtgcgccggtgccaagatagggatatgggttccatctatcgccccaccacagtttgggaatcccattgcagcaaagccatccactatgtcctgcacgtttcccagagtcactacccttgatatcaccaggtctctcattgccctggcaacttggatcacagcagcccccacagtagatttgcccactccaaattgattcccgactgaccggtagctgtctggcgttgcaagcttccacagggctatcgccactcgcttctcaactgtgagggctgctctcatcctggtattctggcgcttcagggcaggggaaagcaagtcacaaagttccatgaaagtgcccttacgcatgcgaaagtttcgcagccactgggcatcatcccagacctgcaacacgatgcggtcccaccagtctgtgcttgtttcccgggcccagaatcggcgttccacggcatgaacctgccccagtaacaccatgatttccacattgctggggcctgtgccttgtgagaggtctaggtccatgtccatttcctcatcactgtcgtcgccgcgctgcaatcgcctcctcctcggctggtcccggttttgctttggcatgtcctggctctgcatatactccaggacaatgcgcgtggtgttcatagtgctcataattgccgcggtgatctgagcgggctccatgatcccagtgatagctatggcgtctggtctgaaaaaaggtgcgaaactagtatctgaaagaccaggggaaggagggagggagggagggaggggcgagtgacgacatggcgtacaggtacagggaattaaaatcaagaaaggtggctgtgcatcagggagaaatacaaacaactgtcacacagaatgcacacccccccccccagagattgaactcctaagcctgggtttagtgggccgttgatttgacggagggaggggggaaggaaatgaatacagaacaaatctattttttacatcttaagacgacagtgcagcatgactgatagcccttggcattttctgggtgcttggcagcaaatactgggcgcttaccagtatgatgatgacggataccaatcataatatactatttattgccaaaaggcaaggggttgctgctgtgtagcaatgtagccctacgtgtgccagccacatgtctgccagcacccagatcgccctctgccttttctgggtgcttagcagacaatacttggcagaaaatagtatactacgactgatagccatcattgtccgacgaggacggttaaaggcaaggggttgctgctgtgtagcaatgtagccccacgtgtgccagccatatgtctgccagcacccagatcgccttcggcctcttctgggtgctcagcagacaatacttggcagaaaataatatactatgactgatatccatgattgtccgacgaggacggttaccagtcgtaataaaccatctactgccaaaaggcaaggggctggtgcaatgcagccctacggctgccagccccacagctaccagcatcccgatcgccgatgaaggctaccagtcatgctgcactgtctaccgccaaaaggcagttagctgctgctgctgtgtagcaatgcagtcccacgtctgccggcacccggaagacatatggtgacggtgagctgagctgagcgggctccatgcttggcgtggtatgttgtctgcacaggtaacccaggtaaaaaggcacgaatctattgtctgccgttgctgtgacggagggggaggggcctgacgcaatgtacccagaaccccccgcggcactgttttgcatcattcgggcattgcgatctcaacccataattccaatgggcgccggagactgcgggaactgtgggataggtacccatagttcaatgcgccggaagtcgacgctagcctcagtactgtggacgcggtccgccgacttcatgcacttagagcattttatgtggggacacacacaatcggctgcatacaaccggtttctataaaaccggcttctataaattcgacctaattttgtagtgtagacatagcctcaggcaTTACCCATCATCCCTTTGAAATGAGCTGAAGCAAATGTCAGAACTCAAACCTGTATTTGATGTCTTCCAGGGGAGCCTCGATGGTTTGATTTTGTACATTGCATTGTTGTTCTTCTTCTTTTCTCAGCAACTCGTCTTTAATTCTGTTACAAACTGCTTGGGACCacgcaagtttctgcacagtggAAAACTCTACAAAGCCAAGAGCAACAAGGAACTGTATGGTTTTCTGTTCAATGATTTCCTCCTGCTGACTCAGATCATAAAGCCTCTTGGTTCCTCTGGTACAGACAAGGTCTTCAGCCCCAAGTCTAATCTGCAGTATAAAATGTATAAAACTGTAAGTACCGCTTTTATGGTAGCCAAGCTATTGGTGTTTTAACAGTTCAGGAAGGTGGCAGTTCCCCACTTGGAGGGGTGGGCAATGGCACTGTCTGTTGCTGTTTAAGAAAGAAAGGCTGTCAAGTACACTTGGGACTCCAGTCCTGTGGTGCTCGTGCTGGACAGGTTGTAAGCTTGATCTGTATAAAGGAAGGCGCTTTTGAGCATCCTATTAACTGACTTCAAGTATCCCAGCTACAGAAagagggaagggatgcagagggCAGTGTGCTGCTTGTGGGAAGGGAGAACTTTGAAACACGCTGTGACTCTCTGACTCAAGTAGAAGCATTCACAGGATCTGGAGGGAGCTGTCTTTGGCAAGAGAAAGGGTGAATGAGACACAAGCCCTTTGAAGAAGGGAGTTTAAAAAGCGGGAGGCGAGAGGGGATATTCTGGGCACAAACAAAAGCCGTCTGTATTGCGTTGAGCATTCCAGTGTGTTCAGATATAGTGCTGTATTACTCTAGCTTTGCCTAATATTTCACAGCCCATTTTTCTAAATGAGGTACTAGTAAAATTACCCACAGACCCTTCTGGAGATGAGCCCATCTTCCATATCTCCCACATTGATAGAGTCTACACGCTTCGTGCAGAAAGCATAAATGAAAGGTAAGTCACTGCAGCTTCCTCACTGCTGACTCTAAAGATTTTGATGTATATGttcatgtgcatgcacacacgaCAATCACCATGAAAATctttatcagggccggctctggcttttttgccgccccaagcaaaaaaaaaaaaacctgcggggcggccggagcagcgaagcaaaaaaaaaaaaaaaaaaaaaccgtgcggggcggctggagccaggttgcagggggactccctgcgctgcagacatgCCCTGGGCAGCGGAATGCGTGCCCTGGCTAGttgggggggaggcggagggagcggggggagagagagaaggggggcgaccagggcttccttcagcagggcgctcgccacgcggcccctcccaccgcgctgcctgccgggagggctccgcgccgctccggtcggcggggagggaaggacgcgggctgccctgacGGGCTTGCTGCAGTCCcggcactggctgggggagacGGAgcgcactcccctcccccatgccaccacccccctacagggcggccggagcggcgaagcaaaaaaaaaaaaaaaaaaggattggagggaagccgccacttagaatctgccgccgcaagcacgagcttgctcagctagtgcctggagccagccctgatcttTATAAATGTCTTTGCAAGTAGGTAACATTACCCAGGTGTGTGTAGTATTCCCTGTACTTAGTATGGTGAATGCTGTGGTAATTATAATTATTTGAAAATGGGAATCAAATTAAAAAGTGATATACCCTTCTCTAACTTGACCCAGACCACTAGGGAAATGGTTAACAAAGGGAAAACTCAATTTGACGTCATTCCGCTCCAGAGTTAACAAATAAAGTGAGACAAGTAAGGGCGGTTCCACCTCTCCTGATACTTTTgtttcagtctgtctgtctgcaaaCTCAAGAAGACACCACTGCATCAGGTCACAAAACATAAGGACTAGAAAAGTAACTTTTGTTAAAAAGTGAAAGCCTCAGTCCTGCAGAAGCTGATGGGGCAATAAGAGAAGAGGCGGTGTGGTGTGGCCCTCAGTACAGGCTCAGTATGATCCTTGCTTGTAAAAGCATCATTTGTAAAGATTTTAATGCATATAAACCTGGGTAAAACATCCCTTGCTCCCCAGCGGCCCAAGCAGGGGGTGTTGTGGAGCTGTCACCCTCAGGCCCTGGAAGGAGTGGATGCCTGACCTCACTCTCTAGCAACCAGCTCTGGTGAATGCATAGAGTTGCAGTGAGCGGGACTCCAGAGGAGCAAGGCACATCCCTTCTCTGTTGCCACAGGACAGGACCTCTGCAGGAAGGGGGAGTGGGATAGAAAGGGGAGGCAAACGAGGGACTCCTGGAACTCGGGGGACCTCCTAGGAGGGAGAACAAACAGGAATGACATGATATAGAATTGTGATTTTTAGGCTTAAAAATTGTTCGTAAAAGTCCATACCACGGCAGGATCACAGTAGTTCTCTTAGGTGTTTTCTGTATCCCCATTTCCATACCATAGAATAAATTAACAgagtgggacagatcctcagtggATGAAAATTGACCTAGCTGTATTGACTTTAATAGAACAACACGAGTTTACACTAGTTGGGGATCAGGCCCCATGTTTCACATAGTGATCCGTCACAACAGTTGCATATTCTGTATTGGAGTGGTTAGTGCAGCCAGCCAATATCTCAGCACTCTGAATATATTTTCTACCAAATTTGAATGGTACTACCAGTTGCACTGTGCAGATGATGCAGAAAGCAACATTTTAACACTTAAGATCACTGACACCTAGAGGTTTGGGTTTTTATTAACAGCAACTGAAATACTGCATTAGCATCAGTAAATGATGAATTTGGCCAACAATTTAATTTTTGCTTGTAAATATTTAGAACTGCAAAACCTAAGGCTAAATTCTACACTTGATACATGTCTGGAGCCCCCATTTGCCTACACCACAGACTTTCTTAGATATCATGGTACTGCTCCTGAACTCTGCCCGTAACACCAGCCTTGATGCTCTCTCTGTTTCTTTCTTCCCACTCTTTTCTCTGTGTATTTTTCCAGGCTAAGTCCCTATGAGTGAAATGACCTCCCCGTCCTGGTTTACAAAGCCACCTTCGTCTCCTCTTTAACATCACTTCTAAAAACTGCACAGGCCAGTTTTTCAGCTGGCATAACACAGCGaagcaccagtgaagtcagtagagctacactgatttacactagctgagccTCTGGCCCCCAGAGATTTTGTAATGCCCAGTTAGTTTATTGTAGCAATGCAGGAGGAATGGGAGGGAACAGTTATCTCCAACTCTTGATTTCCCACTGTGTCCTGGCCATTGTGATTCTGCCTCTTAGGCCTTCTTACGTATAGACCTTTACACCTCTGCAGAGTCGCATTGACTGACAGGTGCAGGGCTCCAATCTAGCATATACCAGTATAGGCCCAGACCTGTAGGTTGTGagggctctggagcagggactgtctttattttTGTATGCTGTGTAGTgctaaagagaaataaaatagtaATCATAATGCTGTGGGGTAACTTTTTGTCTTTTCCTTTCAAAGGACTGCCTGGGTTCAGAAAATTAAAGCTGCTTCTGAACTTTACATAGAGACTGAGAAGAAGAAGAGGGAAAAGGCCTACTTAGGTACAGTGTGGGATTCGATGCCTGTAGTCTTTCATGGAAGTGTCAAAAGCCAGGTGCATACTAATGAATTTTGTcattccttttcccccctccccccgcatccctccACAGTTCGCTCCCAAAGGGCAACAGGCATTGGAAGGTTGATGGTGAACATTGTGGAAGGCATTGAACTAAAACCTTGCAGGTCACATGGTAAGGACCTTACTGATTTTCCTAGCGTGTGTTATAAAGGACGCTTCCCCTGGATGTTCCTGTCTGTCTAATGCTAAAGAAAATATAGGcccaaaatgtagattttgtgAAATGAAGTGGTTTTAATGAACCTCATATTCATAGAAACAGTTACTTGCAGGACAGCAAAACTTGGGCAGTTGTCAtgtatttaagtatttttttacAAGCTTTCTTAGTGTCACTCACACAAGACTCGATCCCGCAAGGTGCTGAAATCacaaggagctgagggtgctctgGATGGGCCCCCAGGGCTATGCATCTCAGGACGGCCCCCAGAGATGTTCTTTGTTTGTTAAAGTAGTGGCAGCCCAGCAGCCTTTTCCTAATTAGATGGTAATGGAAGGTAGAGGGTATTTAGAAGGATGTTAAATCCATGCCCATCAAAATGTGATCACACCCCTGCATCTGCTTTATTCCTTTCAGGAAAGAGTAACCCATACTGTGAGGTGACAATGGGCTCTCAGTGTCACATCACCAAGACTATGCAGGACACTCTCAACCCTAAATGGAACTCTAACTGCCAATTCTTTATCAAAGATCTGGAGCAGGATGTACTCTGCATAACCGTGTTTGAGAGGGATCAGTTCTCCCCAGACGGTAAGTATGAAGCTGCTACACTTCTGGTGatgttttcccttctccccacctttCCATTTATTAGGCGTTACATGGGTGCTGACGTAAACATTTAACAGCATAGAAGCACTCAGTTTATAGCTCTGACttgcctcttagggtatgtctccaGTGCAGTTAAAGCTGTGATTGCAGGTTGGGTACACGTACCCGGACCAGCTTTAATCTGgctagcacagctaaaaatagcagtgaagacacggcACCATGGGCTTCAGCACAGACTGAACAAGCCTGCCTGGAACACTGGGATACACACTCGCAGTCTTAACCTGTACTGGGGTCTGggctgctgtgtcttcactgctgagTTTTGCTGTGCTAGCTAGACAAAAGCTAGCATGTGTATGCCTACCTAAGGGCATGTTTAAAGCTACAgcgttacagtggcacagctgcaatgctgtagctgtgccgctgtagtgtagacatatccttaagtGGTGCATTGTCCTGGTGCTGGCCCCATTTCACTGAACTGAGGTGGATTTCACCCTAAAATAATATTTCACTTGGATGATCTGTTCTCCCTTTTCACAACTGTTGccttcattttttgtgtgtggtgatTTAAGGGTTACATACTTGTAATTACTGATCCCATGAATGATATGGATGATCCAGTCCAATGGTTTAAcatttttggtgttttgtttggCACGTATGATTTTTGGATTGTAATATAAGAATGCAggcattgccagactggatcagacctgtggtccatctagtcctgtatcctgtctttgacaatGCCCAGTAccatatgcttcagaggaaggtataagaaaCCCACAGTAGGCACATGTGGGGTAATCTGCCCCCCAATATTAGATCTCATCTGATCACTAGTAGTTAGAAATAGGCTTAAGCTTGgaagcacaaggtttaatatcccttccaaaatgtttaTCATCATTAACCATGATAATGCTAGATATTCTTTATATCAATAcagatgtaa
The Emys orbicularis isolate rEmyOrb1 chromosome 1, rEmyOrb1.hap1, whole genome shotgun sequence DNA segment above includes these coding regions:
- the LOC135894095 gene encoding intersectin-1-like, translating into MAAIGCADLHLLDMLTPTERKRQGYIHELIVTEENYVNDLQLVTEIFQKPLMESELLTEKEVAMIFVNWKELIMCNIKLLKALRVRKKMSGERMPVKMIGDILTAQLPHMQPYIRFCSCQLNGAALIQQKTDEVPEFKEFVKRLAMDPRCKGMPLSSFLLKPMQRVTRYPLIIKNQLVFNSVTNCLGPRKFLHSGKLYKAKSNKELYGFLFNDFLLLTQIIKPLGSSGTDKVFSPKSNLQYKMYKTPIFLNEVLVKLPTDPSGDEPIFHISHIDRVYTLRAESINERTAWVQKIKAASELYIETEKKKREKAYLVRSQRATGIGRLMVNIVEGIELKPCRSHGKSNPYCEVTMGSQCHITKTMQDTLNPKWNSNCQFFIKDLEQDVLCITVFERDQFSPDDFLGRTEIRVADIKKDQGSKGPVTKCLLLHEVPTGEIVVRLDLQLFDEP